A stretch of Gossypium hirsutum isolate 1008001.06 chromosome A06, Gossypium_hirsutum_v2.1, whole genome shotgun sequence DNA encodes these proteins:
- the LOC107962646 gene encoding DELLA protein DWARF8-like, with amino-acid sequence MLRYDSTSSSAGSSSGSLSSSSSSSKPPQQDIDGLLAGAGYKVRSSELRQVAQRLERLETAMGNSPADFSQLASDAILYNPSDLACWVDSLLTEFAEPPPTCSSDFIVDPVNNQTVVNSAWTTAEPHTPQVHQNITYDEQQSLDNQLTVVTAMEEDSGIRLVHMLMTCAECVQSGDLSLATSLIGDMQGLLTHVNTVCGIGKVAGHFIDALSRRIFQGMGGGSVNGGSAFENEILHHHFYEACPYLKFAHFTANQAILEAFDGHDCVHVVDFNLMHGLQWPALIQALALRPGGPPLLRLTGIGPPSPDGRDSLREIGLRLAELARSVNVRFAFRGVAASRLEDVKPWMLQVNPKEAVAVNSIMQLHRLLGSEQTRNSPIDTVLSWIRGLNPKIMTVVEQEANHNQPGFLDRFTEALYYYSTMFDSLEACRVQPEKALAEIYIQREIGNVVSCEGSARVERHEPLAKWRRRLSGAGFRALHLGSNAFKQASMLLTLFSAEGYSVEENEGCLSLGWHSRPLIAASAWQAVPAWDNHMSSS; translated from the coding sequence atgtTGCGGTACGACTCCACCTCGTCATCAGCGGGAAGTAGCAGTGGCAGCTTATCATCCTCCTCCTCCTCGTCCAAGCCACCGCAGCAAGATATTGATGGACTACTCGCCGGTGCTGGTTATAAAGTCCGGTCGTCGGAGTTACGACAAGTAGCTCAACGACTGGAACGACTCGAAACCGCCATGGGTAATTCGCCTGCAGATTTCTCTCAACTTGCCTCCGATGCTATACTCTATAACCCTTCTGATCTGGCCTGCTGGGTCGACTCGCTGCTAACTGAGTTCGCTGAGCCTCCTCCCACTTGCTCCTCCGACTTCATCGTGGATCCCGTAAACAATCAAACGGTGGTAAACAGCGCGTGGACCACCGCCGAACCTCATACACCGCAGGTGCACCAGAATATTACTTATGACGAGCAACAGAGTTTGGATAATCAGTTGACGGTTGTCACggccatggaagaagattcgGGTATAAGGCTGGTCCACATGTTGATGACTTGTGCTGAGTGCGTCCAAAGTGGAGACCTCTCATTGGCTACTTCATTGATCGGCGACATGCAAGGGTTACTGACTCATGTCAACACCGTTTGCGGTATCGGTAAAGTTGCCGGACATTTTATCGACGCTTTAAGCCGCCGTATTTTCCAAGGAATGGGCGGTGGCTCTGTCAACGGTGGCTCGGCTTTTGAGAACGAGATTTTGCATCATCATTTTTACGAAGCTTGTCCATACTTGAAATTCGCTCACTTCACGGCCAATCAGGCGATCCTCGAAGCTTTCGACGGTCACGATTGCGTACACGTGGTGGATTTCAATTTGATGCACGGCCTACAATGGCCAGCTTTGATACAAGCCCTGGCTTTACGTCCTGGCGGACCTCCTTTGCTCCGTTTGACTGGCATTGGACCGCCATCACCAGATGGCCGTGACTCACTTCGCGAGATCGGTTTACGACTCGCTGAGTTGGCTCGGTCCGTCAACGTCCGCTTTGCCTTCCGTGGAGTCGCGGCTTCCAGGCTGGAAGACGTTAAGCCTTGGATGCTTCAGGTGAATCCAAAAGAAGCGGTGGCAGTTAACTCCATCATGCAGCTTCACCGTTTACTCGGATCCGAACAGACCCGGAATTCTCCTATCGACACCGTGTTGAGCTGGATCCGGGGCTTAAACCCGAAAATTATGACAGTGGTGGAACAAGAAGCAAACCACAATCAACCAGGTTTTCTGGACCGGTTCACAGAGGCTCTTTATTATTATTCAACGATGTTCGATTCTTTAGAAGCTTGCAGGGTTCAGCCGGAAAAAGCTTTAGCCGAGATATACATTCAGAGGGAAATAGGGAACGTAGTGAGCTGTGAAGGGTCGGCTCGAGTAGAAAGGCACGAGCCATTGGCTAAATGGAGGAGACGGCTGAGTGGAGCCGGGTTTAGGGCATTGCATTTGGGGTCCAACGCGTTTAAACAGGCTAGCATGTTACTCACATTGTTCTCGGCGGAAGGGTATTCAGTGGAAGAAAATGAAGGGTGTTTGAGTCTTGGTTGGCATAGCCGCCCTCTCATCGCGGCTTCGGCTTGGCAAGCCGTGCCAGCGTGGGATAATCATATGTCATCTTCATAG